The Cetobacterium somerae sequence TGAACTAAATCCTCTCTCTCTGCACCTTTTAAAAATAAAGTTTTATTTCTTATATATATAAGATTTCTATATTCTGTTACTATCTTTTCTATGGAATCTATATCTCCTTGTTTAGCTAATAAAATATCCTCTTTGTTAATCATAGTACCCCCTTGTCCTAAAAATTAAACAACATTTTCTACTAATATAGATAATAATAACAAACTTCTCTTTCATATTTTATATACCTCCAATATTACAAAAAATCAATTTTTTATTTTAATTTATTGACCTTTCTTTTTTCATTATTTTAGGGTACAATTGTATTAATGAGATATTTTTCTAATTTATCTTAGAACACTTTATTTTTCAAGGAGGGGTCTATGAAAACAGATATACAAATTGCACAAGAAGCAAAATTATTAAAAATTTCTGAAATAGCTTCTAGGCTGAATATTACTGAGGATTATTACGATACTTACGGAAAATACAAAGCTAAACTTAATCTTTCTTTATTAGATGAACTTTCTAATAAAAAAGACGGAAAACTAGTTCTTGTTACTGCTATTACACCTACACCTGCAGGAGAAGGTAAATCTACTGTTACAGTTGGTTTAACACAAGCTTTAAATAGAATCGGTATTTCTTCAGTTGCAGCTCTTAGAGAACCGTCTTTAGGGCCTGTCTTTGGAATGAAGGGTGGAGCTACTGGTGGAGGTTATTCACAAGTTATACCAATGGAAGATATCAATTTACATTTTACTGGTGATTTCCATGCAATTGGAGTCGCTCATAATCTTGTTTCTGCTTGTATTGATAATCATATTACTCAAGGTAATTTTTTAGGTATTGATAATACTAAAATTACTTGGAAAAGAGTAGTTGATATGAATGATAGAAATCTTAGAAATATTGTTATTGGACTTGGAGGTAAAGCCAATGGATACCCAAGACAAGATTCTTTTCAAATAACTGTTGCTTCTGAAATTATGGCAACACTTTGCCTTTCAAATTCTTTAAAAGAACTAAAAGAAAATATTGGTAAAATTGTTTTTGGTTACGATTACAATGACAAACCGCTTACAATAAATGATTTAAAAATTTCTGGTGCTGTTACAGCACTTTTAAAAGAAGCTATAAAACCAAATTTAGTACAAACACTCGAAAATACTCCTGTTATAATTCATGGGGGACCATTTGCTAATATTGCTCATGGATGTAATTCATTACTTGCTACAAAACTAGCTCTTAAACTTTCAGACATTGCTGTTACAGAGGCTGGATTTGCTGCTGACTTAGGTGCTGAAAAATTTTTAGATATTAAATGTAGAAAGGGTGAATTAAATCCTAATTGTGTTGTTATTGTCGCTACGGTTAGAGCGTTAAAGCATCACGGTGGTGCTAAAATTCTTAATGAAGAAAATTTAGATGCTTTAAAATTAGGTTTAGCTAACTTAGACAAGCATATTGAAAATATGAAAAAATTTAATTTACCAGTTGTTGTAGCAATTAATAAATTTGTTACTGATACTGATGCTGAAATTAGCTTAATTAAGTCTCACTGTGAAAGTTTGGACGCTCCAGTGGCTTTATGTGAAGTTTGGGCTAAAGGTGGTGAAGGTGGTGAAGAACTTGCCAAGCTAGTTCTTGAGAAATTAGAAGAAAATAATACTAAATATAAACCTCTATATAATCTAGATTTACCTATAAAAGATAAAATTTCAAAAATATGTACAGAGATTTATGGAGCAAATGGAGTTACATTCTCTAGTGCTGCTAATAAAACAATAAAACAACTAGAAGAACTTGGATATGGATTACTTCCAATTTGTATGTCAAAAACTCAAAAATCAATCTCTGATAAAGCTAATCTTCTTGGAAGACCTAATAACTTTATAGTTGAAATTGATACTATCAAATTAGCGGCTGGTGCTGGCTTTATCATTGCTATGGCTGGTGGAATTATTGATATGCCAGGTTTACCAAAAGTTCCTGCTGCTGAACTTATTGATATTGATGAACATGG is a genomic window containing:
- a CDS encoding formate--tetrahydrofolate ligase; protein product: MKTDIQIAQEAKLLKISEIASRLNITEDYYDTYGKYKAKLNLSLLDELSNKKDGKLVLVTAITPTPAGEGKSTVTVGLTQALNRIGISSVAALREPSLGPVFGMKGGATGGGYSQVIPMEDINLHFTGDFHAIGVAHNLVSACIDNHITQGNFLGIDNTKITWKRVVDMNDRNLRNIVIGLGGKANGYPRQDSFQITVASEIMATLCLSNSLKELKENIGKIVFGYDYNDKPLTINDLKISGAVTALLKEAIKPNLVQTLENTPVIIHGGPFANIAHGCNSLLATKLALKLSDIAVTEAGFAADLGAEKFLDIKCRKGELNPNCVVIVATVRALKHHGGAKILNEENLDALKLGLANLDKHIENMKKFNLPVVVAINKFVTDTDAEISLIKSHCESLDAPVALCEVWAKGGEGGEELAKLVLEKLEENNTKYKPLYNLDLPIKDKISKICTEIYGANGVTFSSAANKTIKQLEELGYGLLPICMSKTQKSISDKANLLGRPNNFIVEIDTIKLAAGAGFIIAMAGGIIDMPGLPKVPAAELIDIDEHGVITGLF